From Bosea sp. NBC_00550, the proteins below share one genomic window:
- the rimP gene encoding ribosome maturation factor RimP has translation MTTSEPTASSAHEARLVVEGGVAARVATIIEPAIVDLGYRLVRVRVTAQNGCTVQIMAERPDGSMTVEGCEEISQAVSPVLDVDDPIQAAYYLEVSSPGIDRPLVRASDFERWAGHLAKIDTSEPVSGRKRFRGILRGVAGKDALLTRDDAKSEEERDVAIPMRLIAEARLVLTDALVTESLRRGKSGLPPEMPAAEEIASPKKGRGKSLGPRPGKTGNAVPQSNDTEEE, from the coding sequence ATGACGACAAGCGAACCGACAGCATCATCCGCTCATGAAGCCCGACTTGTTGTCGAAGGCGGCGTGGCGGCGCGTGTCGCCACGATCATCGAGCCGGCGATCGTCGATCTCGGCTACCGGCTGGTGCGTGTGCGCGTGACCGCGCAGAACGGCTGCACCGTGCAGATCATGGCCGAGCGGCCCGATGGCTCGATGACGGTCGAGGGCTGCGAGGAGATCAGCCAGGCGGTTTCGCCGGTGCTCGACGTCGACGATCCCATTCAGGCGGCCTATTATCTCGAGGTGTCGTCGCCGGGCATCGACCGGCCGCTGGTGCGTGCGAGCGACTTCGAGCGCTGGGCCGGCCATCTCGCCAAGATCGACACGAGCGAGCCGGTTTCCGGCCGCAAGCGCTTCCGCGGCATCCTGCGTGGCGTGGCCGGGAAGGATGCGCTGCTGACGCGGGACGACGCCAAGAGCGAGGAAGAGCGCGACGTCGCGATTCCGATGCGCTTGATCGCCGAGGCGCGGCTGGTCCTGACCGATGCGCTCGTCACGGAATCGCTGCGCCGCGGGAAGTCCGGCCTGCCGCCGGAGATGCCGGCGGCCGAAGAGATCGCCAGCCCGAAGAAGGGCCGAGGGAAATCGCTGGGACCGCGACCGGGCAAGACCGGCAATGCGGTTCCGCAAAGCAACGATACCGAAGAGGAGTGA
- the nusA gene encoding transcription termination factor NusA, whose product MVVSANRLELLQIADAVAREKSIDRQIVVDAMQDAIAKAARSRYGAETDVHAEISTKTGELRLARHLQVVETVENPAIEITVDEAKRHNPAAQVGDVIADPLPPFDFGRIAAQSAKQVIVQKVREAERDRQYDEYKDRIGEIVNGAVKRVEYGNVFVDLGRGEAIIRRDEMIPRETFKVGDRARAYVYDVRREPRGPQIFLSRTHPQFMAKLFGQEVPEIYDGIVEVKAVARDPGSRAKIAVISRDSSIDPVGACVGMRGSRVQAVVGELQGEKIDIIPWSPDVATFVVNALQPAEVAKVVLDEEADKIEVVVPDEQLSLAIGRRGQNVRLASQLTGWDIDILTEAEESERRQKEFLQRTEIFMNALNVDETVGQLLASEGFRNVEELAYVDLAELASIEGFDEDTAGEIQSRALEHLATIEAELDEKRRALGVEDALREVDGVTTSMMVAFGENDVKSVEDLAGCATDDLIGWTERKDGESTRHAGYLDGFDLSRQDAEAIIMAARVHAGWIEAPTEEPATEADEAAEA is encoded by the coding sequence ATGGTCGTCAGCGCCAACAGGCTCGAACTGCTGCAGATCGCCGACGCGGTGGCGCGCGAGAAGTCGATCGATCGCCAGATCGTCGTCGATGCCATGCAGGACGCCATCGCCAAGGCCGCCCGCTCGCGCTACGGCGCCGAGACCGACGTCCATGCCGAGATCAGCACCAAGACCGGCGAACTGCGCCTCGCCCGCCATCTCCAGGTCGTCGAGACCGTCGAGAACCCGGCGATCGAGATCACGGTCGACGAGGCCAAGCGCCACAACCCGGCCGCCCAGGTCGGCGACGTCATCGCCGATCCGCTGCCGCCCTTCGATTTCGGCCGCATCGCCGCCCAGTCGGCCAAGCAGGTCATCGTCCAGAAGGTGCGCGAGGCCGAGCGTGACCGTCAGTACGACGAGTACAAGGATCGCATCGGCGAGATCGTCAACGGCGCAGTCAAGCGCGTCGAGTACGGCAACGTCTTCGTCGATCTCGGCCGTGGCGAAGCCATCATCCGCCGCGACGAGATGATCCCGCGCGAGACCTTCAAGGTCGGTGACCGCGCCCGCGCCTATGTCTACGACGTGCGCCGCGAGCCGCGTGGGCCCCAGATCTTCCTGTCGCGAACCCATCCGCAGTTCATGGCCAAGCTCTTCGGCCAGGAAGTGCCTGAGATCTATGACGGGATCGTCGAGGTGAAGGCCGTGGCCCGCGATCCGGGTTCGCGCGCCAAGATCGCCGTGATCTCCCGCGATTCCTCGATCGATCCGGTCGGCGCCTGCGTCGGCATGCGTGGTTCGCGCGTGCAGGCCGTCGTCGGCGAGCTGCAGGGCGAGAAGATCGACATCATTCCGTGGTCGCCGGATGTCGCGACCTTCGTCGTCAACGCGCTGCAGCCGGCCGAAGTCGCGAAGGTGGTGCTCGACGAGGAAGCCGACAAGATCGAGGTCGTGGTGCCCGACGAGCAGCTCTCGCTCGCCATCGGCCGCCGTGGCCAGAACGTGCGCCTCGCCTCGCAGCTCACCGGCTGGGATATCGACATTCTGACGGAAGCCGAGGAGTCGGAGCGCCGCCAGAAGGAATTCCTGCAGCGCACCGAGATCTTCATGAACGCGCTGAACGTCGACGAGACGGTCGGCCAGCTGCTGGCTTCGGAAGGCTTCCGCAATGTCGAGGAGCTCGCCTATGTCGACCTCGCCGAGCTCGCCTCGATCGAGGGCTTCGACGAGGACACCGCTGGCGAGATCCAGAGCCGTGCGCTCGAGCATCTGGCCACCATCGAGGCCGAGCTCGACGAGAAGCGCCGCGCTCTCGGCGTCGAGGACGCCTTGCGCGAGGTCGATGGCGTCACCACTTCCATGATGGTCGCTTTCGGCGAGAACGACGTGAAGAGCGTCGAGGATCTCGCGGGCTGCGCCACGGACGACCTGATCGGCTGGACCGAGCGCAAGGACGGCGAGTCGACCCGTCACGCCGGCTATCTCGACGGCTTCGATCTCTCCCGCCAGGATGCCGAGGCCATCATCATGGCTGCGCGCGTCCACGCCGGCTGGATCGAGGCGCCGACCGAGGAGCCCGCGACCGAAGCCGACGAGGCGGCCGAGGCCTGA
- a CDS encoding RNA-binding protein, producing the protein MKAAQKDGPERSCVVTRTVKAPDDLIRFVAGPDGVLVPDLRRKLPGRGVWASLSRKTVAEAIKRKAFERSLKAKVAVPADLPDMIDRLMHRDALQALSMANKAGLVIAGFAKVEALVESGRCLAVVAASDGAEDGKRKIGQSVRRLAAARAAEGLKARELPVVAIFTAADLELALGRAHVIHAALAPGPAAEGVLSRWRRLVRYRTDDTAAPDQNDTEDTTEPAGPNAE; encoded by the coding sequence GTGAAGGCGGCGCAGAAGGATGGTCCGGAGCGGAGCTGCGTCGTCACGCGCACCGTGAAGGCGCCTGACGATCTGATCCGCTTCGTCGCCGGGCCGGATGGCGTGCTCGTGCCGGATCTGCGGCGCAAGCTGCCCGGCCGCGGTGTCTGGGCCAGCTTGAGCCGCAAGACCGTGGCCGAGGCGATCAAGCGAAAAGCCTTCGAGCGCTCGCTCAAGGCAAAGGTCGCGGTTCCGGCTGATTTGCCGGATATGATCGACCGGTTGATGCATCGGGACGCGCTGCAGGCGCTGTCGATGGCCAACAAGGCCGGCCTCGTCATCGCCGGCTTTGCCAAGGTCGAGGCGCTCGTTGAATCAGGCCGCTGCCTCGCAGTCGTCGCGGCGAGCGACGGAGCCGAGGACGGCAAGCGCAAGATCGGCCAGTCGGTCCGCAGGTTGGCGGCGGCCCGCGCGGCCGAAGGGCTCAAGGCCCGGGAATTGCCCGTCGTCGCGATTTTCACGGCGGCGGATTTGGAATTGGCGTTGGGGCGGGCACATGTGATACATGCCGCGCTTGCTCCGGGACCAGCGGCCGAGGGCGTGCTCTCGCGCTGGCGTCGGCTCGTCCGTTACCGGACGGACGATACCGCCGCACCCGACCAGAACGACACTGAAGACACGACCGAACCGGCAGGACCGAACGCGGAATGA
- the infB gene encoding translation initiation factor IF-2, whose amino-acid sequence MTDTKNPGDKTLSVNPPKTLSLKRPVEQSTVRQSFSHGRSKQVVVEVKRRAGGPEVKEPVAPRPPQAPAQQAAPQPRPAPAPQRPAGSMLLRTLSDEEKDARQRALAEARSTEAEARRAAEEDARQRAAAADRERQEREAAQARQRQEEERRRHEDEQKRRAESVVRQREDHAPRPAAPPAAPRDAAPQAAAPAPQPTQYFGRPAPSGPREFAPRQPMRDTGARPPRLDSRPPRSDAPRPPRVDASAPAEPAIARPARQVPSSGAPRNRSDDVDVKAAFRRPGVGAGAGRGPAPAAPKTPKTTNDKPRGRLTLATATGGDDERTRSVASFRRRVQRMTGHRASDAQKERVMREVIIPETITIQELANRMTERAVDVIRLLMKQGAMHKITDVIDADTAQLIAEEMGHTVKRVAESDVEEGLFDTPDIDETLASRPAVVTIMGHVDHGKTSLLDAIRKTKVVTGEAGGITQHIGAYQVTTPLGSQVTFIDTPGHAAFTAMRARGAKVTDVVVLVVAADDGVMPQTAEAIHHAKAAGVPLIVAINKVDKPDANPDRVRAELLQYEIQVESLGGETLEVSVSAKTGQNLDKLLEAIALQAELLDLKANPERPAEGTVIEAKLDRGRGPVATVLVQRGTLRTGDIVVAGAEWGRVRALIADTGAQVKEAPPSMPVEVLGFNGTPEAGDRVAVVESEARAREITDYRERQRRDRLAARGAASGAGRSLAEMMRELKEGAGRKEFPLVVKGDVQGSVEAIVGALEKVGNEEVRARVLSSGVGAITESDVTLAQASGAVVVGFNVRAHKEAREAADRAGVEIRYYNIIYNLMDDVKDAMSGLLAPTLRETMLGNASILEIFNVSKVGKIAGCRVTDGTIERGANVRLIRDNVVVHEGKLGQLKRFKDDAKEVVAGQECGMSFENYQDMRPGDVIECYRVEEIKRSL is encoded by the coding sequence ATGACCGATACCAAAAACCCGGGCGACAAGACTCTTTCCGTCAACCCGCCCAAGACCCTGTCGCTGAAGCGGCCTGTCGAGCAGAGCACTGTTCGCCAGAGCTTCTCGCATGGGCGCTCCAAGCAGGTCGTCGTCGAGGTCAAGCGCCGCGCCGGCGGGCCGGAGGTGAAGGAACCCGTCGCGCCGCGTCCTCCGCAGGCTCCGGCGCAGCAGGCCGCTCCGCAGCCCCGCCCCGCGCCCGCTCCGCAGCGTCCGGCCGGCAGCATGCTGCTGCGCACCTTGTCCGACGAGGAGAAGGATGCGCGTCAGCGCGCCCTCGCCGAAGCGCGCAGCACCGAGGCCGAGGCGCGCCGCGCCGCCGAGGAGGATGCACGCCAGCGTGCGGCCGCCGCCGATCGCGAGCGCCAGGAGCGCGAGGCCGCCCAGGCGCGCCAGCGCCAGGAAGAGGAACGCCGTCGCCACGAAGACGAGCAGAAGCGTCGCGCCGAGAGCGTCGTGCGCCAGCGCGAGGATCACGCGCCCCGCCCGGCCGCTCCGCCCGCCGCGCCGCGCGATGCCGCTCCCCAGGCAGCGGCCCCCGCGCCGCAGCCGACCCAGTATTTTGGCCGTCCGGCCCCGTCCGGCCCGCGCGAGTTCGCGCCGCGGCAGCCGATGCGCGACACCGGTGCGCGTCCGCCGCGCCTCGATAGCCGCCCGCCGCGCTCGGATGCGCCCCGGCCGCCCCGGGTGGATGCCTCGGCCCCCGCCGAGCCCGCCATCGCGCGTCCGGCCCGTCAGGTGCCGTCCAGCGGAGCCCCGCGCAATCGCTCGGATGACGTCGACGTCAAGGCCGCGTTCCGCCGTCCCGGCGTGGGCGCCGGCGCCGGCCGTGGTCCCGCTCCGGCGGCGCCCAAGACGCCGAAGACCACCAACGACAAGCCGCGCGGCCGTCTGACGCTCGCCACCGCCACGGGCGGCGACGACGAGCGGACGCGTTCGGTCGCCTCCTTCCGCCGCCGCGTACAGCGGATGACCGGGCACCGGGCCTCCGACGCGCAGAAGGAGCGGGTGATGCGCGAGGTGATCATCCCCGAGACGATCACCATCCAGGAACTCGCCAACCGCATGACGGAGCGGGCTGTCGACGTCATCCGCCTGCTGATGAAGCAGGGCGCGATGCACAAGATCACCGATGTGATCGACGCCGACACCGCGCAGCTCATCGCCGAGGAGATGGGCCACACCGTCAAGCGCGTCGCCGAATCCGACGTCGAGGAAGGCCTGTTCGATACGCCTGATATCGACGAGACCCTGGCGTCCCGCCCGGCGGTCGTGACCATCATGGGCCATGTCGACCACGGCAAGACCTCGCTGCTCGATGCGATCCGTAAGACCAAGGTAGTCACCGGCGAGGCCGGCGGCATCACCCAGCATATCGGCGCCTATCAGGTGACGACCCCGCTGGGCAGCCAGGTGACCTTCATCGACACCCCCGGCCACGCCGCCTTTACGGCGATGCGCGCCCGCGGCGCCAAGGTGACGGACGTCGTCGTGCTCGTCGTGGCCGCCGATGACGGCGTCATGCCGCAGACCGCCGAGGCGATTCATCACGCCAAGGCTGCCGGCGTGCCGCTGATCGTCGCGATCAACAAGGTCGACAAGCCCGATGCCAACCCCGACCGGGTGCGTGCCGAGCTCTTGCAGTACGAGATCCAGGTCGAATCGCTCGGCGGTGAGACCCTCGAGGTCTCGGTGTCCGCCAAGACCGGGCAGAATCTCGACAAGCTGCTCGAGGCGATCGCGCTTCAGGCCGAACTGCTCGATCTCAAGGCCAATCCCGAGCGCCCCGCCGAAGGCACGGTCATCGAGGCCAAGCTTGACCGTGGTCGTGGTCCGGTCGCGACCGTGCTCGTCCAGCGCGGCACGCTGCGCACCGGCGACATCGTCGTCGCCGGCGCCGAATGGGGCCGCGTCCGCGCCTTGATCGCCGATACCGGCGCGCAGGTGAAGGAGGCTCCGCCCTCCATGCCGGTCGAGGTTCTCGGCTTCAACGGCACGCCCGAGGCCGGCGACCGCGTCGCGGTGGTCGAGTCGGAAGCGCGTGCTCGTGAGATCACCGATTATCGCGAGCGTCAGCGTCGCGATCGCCTCGCCGCGCGCGGTGCCGCCTCCGGCGCCGGCCGTTCGCTGGCCGAGATGATGCGCGAGCTCAAGGAAGGCGCGGGCCGCAAGGAGTTCCCGCTCGTCGTCAAGGGCGACGTGCAGGGCTCTGTCGAGGCCATCGTCGGAGCGCTCGAGAAGGTCGGCAACGAGGAGGTGCGGGCTCGCGTCCTGTCCTCGGGCGTCGGCGCCATCACCGAGTCGGACGTCACGCTCGCCCAGGCTTCGGGCGCTGTCGTGGTCGGCTTCAACGTGCGCGCCCACAAGGAAGCGCGCGAGGCGGCCGACCGGGCCGGCGTCGAGATCCGCTACTACAACATAATCTACAACCTGATGGATGACGTGAAAGACGCGATGTCGGGCCTGCTGGCGCCGACGCTGCGCGAAACCATGCTCGGCAACGCGTCGATCCTCGAGATCTTCAACGTCTCGAAGGTCGGCAAGATCGCCGGTTGCCGCGTCACCGACGGCACGATCGAGCGCGGCGCCAATGTCCGCCTGATCCGCGACAACGTCGTCGTCCACGAGGGCAAGCTGGGACAGCTCAAGCGCTTCAAGGACGATGCCAAGGAAGTCGTCGCCGGCCAGGAATGCGGCATGTCCTTCGAGAACTACCAGGACATGCGCCCTGGCGACGTGATCGAGTGCTATCGCGTCGAAGAGATCAAGCGCAGCCTCTGA
- the rbfA gene encoding 30S ribosome-binding factor RbfA: MAKPIKTSGPSQRQLRVGELIRHALADMLSRGDIHDDVLAKYVVTVPEVRLSPDLKLATAYIMPLGGQDVKPVLKALEGHKRYIRGEIAHRVNLKYAPDVRFRADESFAEAERIDALLDTEEVRRDTLRQRLKIDQDQEDDDRDHDN; encoded by the coding sequence ATGGCAAAACCCATCAAGACATCCGGTCCGTCCCAGCGGCAGCTGCGCGTCGGCGAACTGATCCGGCACGCGCTGGCCGACATGCTCTCGCGCGGCGATATCCATGACGATGTGCTGGCGAAATACGTCGTCACCGTGCCGGAGGTGCGCCTCTCGCCCGATCTCAAGCTCGCCACGGCCTATATCATGCCGCTTGGCGGGCAGGATGTTAAGCCGGTGCTCAAGGCGCTCGAAGGCCACAAGCGCTATATCCGCGGCGAGATCGCCCATCGCGTGAACCTGAAATACGCGCCGGATGTCCGCTTCCGCGCCGATGAGAGCTTCGCGGAAGCCGAGCGCATCGATGCGCTGCTCGACACCGAGGAGGTCCGCCGCGACACGCTGCGCCAGCGCCTGAAGATCGACCAGGACCAAGAAGACGACGACCGTGACCATGACAACTGA
- the truB gene encoding tRNA pseudouridine(55) synthase TruB yields MTTESTPEATESREGSPAPRPKKRDIHGWVVLDKPVGMTSTHAVAVVKRAFSAKKAGHAGTLDPLASGLLPIALGEATKTVPFVMDGRKAYQFTVAWGTQTDTDDTEGKVIATSELRPDEAAIAALLPRFTGTILQTPPKFSAIKIAGERAYDLARDGEEVQLEARPVEIDALSIVSHDGATTTFEAECGKGTYVRAIARDLGLALGCLGHVAHLRRTRVGPFAIEDAAGVETLRESPERALEALLPVKAALTLIPEIVMHRDAAARIKRGQSALLRGAGAPVEAQAAYATCGGTLVATGSVENGEFVPHRVFNL; encoded by the coding sequence ATGACAACTGAGAGCACCCCCGAAGCCACCGAGAGCCGGGAGGGCAGCCCGGCCCCGCGTCCCAAGAAGCGCGACATCCATGGCTGGGTGGTGCTCGACAAGCCGGTCGGCATGACCTCGACCCATGCGGTCGCGGTGGTCAAGCGCGCCTTTTCCGCCAAGAAGGCCGGCCATGCCGGCACGCTCGATCCGCTGGCGTCCGGCCTGCTGCCGATCGCGCTCGGCGAGGCGACCAAGACCGTTCCCTTCGTGATGGACGGGCGCAAGGCCTATCAGTTTACCGTCGCCTGGGGCACGCAGACCGACACCGATGACACCGAGGGCAAGGTCATCGCGACCTCCGAGCTGCGTCCTGACGAAGCCGCCATCGCGGCCCTGCTGCCGCGCTTCACCGGCACGATCCTGCAGACGCCGCCGAAGTTCTCCGCGATCAAGATCGCCGGCGAGCGCGCCTACGACCTCGCCCGCGACGGCGAGGAGGTCCAGCTCGAAGCCCGTCCGGTCGAGATCGATGCACTCTCCATCGTCAGCCATGACGGTGCCACCACCACCTTCGAGGCCGAATGCGGCAAGGGCACCTATGTCCGCGCCATCGCCCGCGATCTCGGCCTCGCGCTTGGCTGTCTCGGCCATGTCGCGCATCTGCGCCGCACCCGCGTCGGCCCCTTCGCGATCGAGGATGCCGCGGGGGTGGAAACCCTGCGCGAAAGTCCGGAGCGCGCGCTGGAGGCGCTGCTGCCGGTCAAGGCCGCCCTGACTCTGATCCCGGAAATCGTGATGCATCGCGACGCGGCCGCCCGTATCAAGCGCGGCCAGAGCGCCTTGCTGCGGGGCGCCGGAGCACCGGTGGAGGCGCAGGCCGCCTACGCCACTTGCGGCGGAACACTTGTCGCGACCGGCTCGGTCGAGAACGGCGAATTCGTCCCCCACCGCGTCTTCAATCTCTGA
- the hemA gene encoding 5-aminolevulinate synthase → MDFENFFRRELDGLRREGRYRVFADLERQAGRFPIATYHGEGGPRDVTVWCSNDYLGMGQHPKVLAAMHEALDGSGAGAGGTRNIGGTNHYHVLLERELADLHSKEAALLFNSGYMSNWASLSTLAARIPGCVILTDALNHASMIEGIRHSRVEKLIFAHNDPADLRRKLAALDPNRPKLIAFESVYSMDGDIAPIREFCDIADEFGAMTYIDEVHAVGLYGPRGGGISEREGLTDRLTLIQGTLAKSFGVIGGYVTGSAALCDFIRSFASGFIFSSSLPPSVAAGAIAAIRHLKESAVERERQQDRVVALRRKLDAAGIPHLGNPSHIVPVMVGEAKACKAISDELLARFDIYVQPINYPTVPRGTERLRITPSPFHSDADIDRLVAALGAIWLRDGLKRAA, encoded by the coding sequence ATGGATTTCGAGAACTTCTTCCGCCGCGAACTGGACGGGCTGCGCCGCGAGGGCCGCTACCGCGTCTTCGCCGATCTGGAGCGTCAGGCCGGCCGCTTCCCCATCGCGACCTATCATGGCGAGGGCGGCCCGCGCGACGTCACCGTCTGGTGCTCGAACGACTATCTCGGCATGGGTCAGCACCCGAAGGTGCTCGCGGCAATGCATGAGGCGCTCGACGGCAGCGGCGCCGGCGCCGGCGGCACCCGCAACATCGGCGGCACCAACCACTACCACGTCCTGCTGGAGCGCGAGCTCGCCGACCTGCACAGCAAGGAAGCGGCGCTGCTGTTCAACTCCGGCTACATGTCGAACTGGGCGTCGCTGTCGACGCTCGCCGCGCGCATCCCCGGCTGCGTCATCCTGACCGATGCACTCAACCACGCCTCGATGATCGAAGGCATCCGCCATTCGCGTGTCGAGAAGCTGATCTTCGCCCATAACGACCCTGCAGACCTGCGCCGCAAGCTGGCTGCGCTCGATCCGAACAGGCCGAAGCTGATTGCGTTCGAGTCGGTCTATTCGATGGATGGCGACATCGCGCCGATCCGGGAGTTCTGCGATATCGCCGACGAGTTCGGCGCGATGACCTATATCGACGAAGTCCATGCCGTCGGGCTCTACGGCCCGCGCGGCGGCGGCATCTCCGAGCGCGAAGGCCTGACCGACCGGCTGACGCTGATCCAGGGCACGCTGGCGAAGTCCTTCGGCGTGATCGGCGGCTATGTCACCGGCTCGGCCGCGCTCTGCGACTTCATCCGCAGCTTCGCCTCCGGCTTCATCTTCTCGAGCTCCTTGCCGCCGTCCGTGGCGGCGGGCGCGATCGCGGCGATCCGGCATCTCAAGGAAAGCGCGGTGGAGCGCGAACGCCAGCAGGACCGCGTCGTGGCGCTACGCCGAAAGCTGGACGCCGCCGGTATCCCGCATCTCGGCAACCCCAGCCATATCGTGCCGGTGATGGTCGGCGAGGCGAAGGCCTGCAAGGCGATCAGCGACGAGCTGCTGGCGCGCTTCGACATCTATGTCCAGCCGATCAACTACCCGACCGTGCCGCGCGGCACCGAGCGCCTGCGGATCACGCCCTCGCCCTTCCACTCCGACGCCGATATCGACCGGCTGGTGGCGGCTCTGGGCGCGATCTGGCTGCGGGATGGGCTGAAGCGGGCGGCGTAA
- a CDS encoding allantoate amidohydrolase yields the protein MLPSAAVLGARAFAALAGLNRFSDEPGKLTRLYLSPAHRQAAEWVKGAMEVAGLSAFIDAAGSVQGRREGTVPGAPIVLIGSHIDTVKDGGRFDGNLGVVAGILAVQALRDAGISLPFPIEVVAFGDEENVRFPTHLSTSEALAGAYDPAWLDARDSEGVKLGDALLAFGGDPSGIAALARKPGSIQAYLEVHIEQGPVLDAENEPVGIVTAINAQSRARVRVTGEAGHAGTVPMALRKDALTAAAEMALALEQIAARHELAVGTVGVLRPEPGATNVVPGATEFTIDYRAPKNETLAAMETEIRSRFAEIATRRGVGLEIVPYAKADAVPMDPRLQDAFTAGIARSGSNIAGRRLPSGAGHDAMTMAAIAPAAMLFVRNEKGISHSPLENMSEADAGIAIKVLLETILELAGRSK from the coding sequence ATGCTTCCCTCCGCCGCCGTCCTCGGCGCCCGCGCCTTTGCCGCGCTTGCCGGCCTCAACCGCTTCAGCGACGAGCCGGGCAAGCTGACGAGGCTCTACCTCTCGCCGGCGCACCGGCAGGCGGCGGAATGGGTCAAGGGCGCGATGGAAGTGGCGGGGCTGAGCGCCTTCATCGATGCCGCCGGCTCGGTGCAGGGGCGGCGCGAAGGCACGGTGCCGGGAGCTCCGATCGTGCTGATCGGCTCGCATATCGACACGGTGAAGGATGGCGGGCGCTTCGACGGCAATCTCGGTGTCGTCGCCGGCATCCTCGCGGTCCAGGCCCTGCGCGATGCCGGGATCAGCCTGCCCTTCCCGATCGAGGTCGTGGCCTTCGGCGACGAGGAGAATGTGCGTTTCCCGACGCATCTCTCGACCTCGGAAGCGCTGGCCGGCGCCTATGATCCGGCCTGGCTCGACGCACGCGACAGCGAGGGCGTGAAGCTCGGCGATGCGCTGCTCGCCTTCGGGGGAGACCCCAGCGGCATCGCGGCTCTCGCCCGCAAGCCCGGCTCGATCCAGGCCTATCTCGAAGTCCATATCGAGCAGGGGCCCGTGCTGGACGCGGAAAACGAGCCGGTCGGTATCGTCACCGCCATCAACGCCCAGAGCCGGGCGCGGGTGCGCGTCACCGGCGAAGCCGGCCATGCCGGCACCGTGCCGATGGCGCTGCGCAAGGATGCCCTCACCGCCGCCGCCGAGATGGCATTGGCGCTGGAGCAGATCGCGGCCAGGCACGAGCTCGCGGTCGGCACGGTCGGCGTGCTCAGGCCTGAGCCCGGCGCGACCAATGTCGTGCCCGGCGCAACCGAATTCACCATCGACTACCGCGCGCCGAAGAACGAGACGCTGGCCGCGATGGAGACCGAGATCCGCAGCCGCTTCGCCGAGATCGCCACGCGTCGCGGCGTCGGGCTCGAGATCGTGCCCTATGCCAAGGCCGATGCCGTCCCGATGGATCCGCGCCTGCAGGACGCCTTCACCGCCGGCATCGCCCGCAGCGGCAGCAACATCGCCGGCCGCCGTCTGCCCTCCGGCGCCGGGCATGACGCCATGACCATGGCGGCGATCGCGCCCGCTGCGATGCTCTTCGTGCGCAACGAGAAGGGCATCAGCCATTCGCCATTGGAGAACATGAGCGAGGCCGATGCCGGCATCGCGATCAAGGTCCTGCTCGAAACGATTCTGGAACTTGCCGGACGGTCGAAGTAG
- a CDS encoding SDR family NAD(P)-dependent oxidoreductase has product MNQIDLKNRVAIVTGGAQGIGRAVAERFAASGATVAIWDLDGTLAEKAAAEIGHGAIGLAVDVTDADAVQKASDALEARHGSVDILVTSAGIAGPNHKTWDYPLEDWARVMRLNLDGTLHCCRAVIPGMLKRNYGRIVLVASIAGKEGNPNASAYSASKAAVIALTKSLGKELADKDIAVNCITPAAARTRIFDQMSEEHIGYMLAKIPRGRFLLPDEVASMVAFLASAENSFTTAGVFDLSGGRATY; this is encoded by the coding sequence ATGAACCAAATCGATTTAAAGAACCGCGTCGCCATCGTGACAGGCGGGGCGCAAGGGATCGGCCGGGCCGTTGCCGAGCGTTTCGCCGCAAGCGGCGCGACCGTCGCGATCTGGGACCTGGACGGAACGCTGGCCGAGAAGGCCGCCGCGGAGATCGGACATGGTGCGATCGGCCTTGCGGTCGACGTCACCGATGCCGATGCCGTCCAGAAGGCGAGCGATGCGCTGGAAGCCAGGCATGGCAGCGTCGACATCCTCGTCACCAGCGCCGGCATCGCCGGCCCCAACCACAAGACCTGGGACTATCCGCTCGAAGACTGGGCGCGCGTGATGCGGCTCAATCTCGACGGCACGCTGCATTGCTGCCGGGCGGTCATTCCCGGCATGCTCAAGCGCAATTACGGCCGCATCGTCCTGGTCGCCTCGATCGCCGGCAAGGAGGGCAACCCCAACGCCTCGGCCTACTCGGCTTCGAAAGCCGCGGTGATCGCGCTGACCAAGTCGCTCGGCAAGGAGCTGGCCGACAAGGACATCGCCGTGAACTGCATCACGCCGGCCGCGGCCCGCACCCGCATCTTCGACCAGATGAGCGAGGAGCATATCGGCTACATGCTGGCGAAGATCCCGCGCGGGCGCTTCCTGCTGCCCGACGAGGTCGCCTCGATGGTCGCGTTCCTGGCCTCGGCCGAGAACAGCTTCACCACGGCGGGCGTATTCGACCTGTCCGGTGGGCGCGCGACCTACTGA